DNA from Prevotella melaninogenica:
TGACTTGTCTCGTCCTTACAATTAATAAAGATTGGATGATGTGACTTCTGGAAACGCTCTAAGAAAGCTGCTATCGCCTTGTTTGTCAACGAAGCCTCTGTCTGATATACTTGGAAAATATTAGAATTTGTTTCAACATCATTGCCTGTTATAGAAAAAGGAATAACAAGTTTAATATCGTACGCACGGCAGAAGTCCGCCAATGGTTTTACCTGTTCTGAATAAAGAGGGCCAAAAATAACATCTAACTTTGAAGCATTTGGCTCAAGCAAGGTATTACGAATATCAGCACCCTTAGGTACATTCCAAGCGTGAACCTCTGTTGTAATTCCCTCACTCTTCAATTGATTAAGAGCCAACAAGATACCACGATAGTATTCAACCATACGTTTTCCATCTCCATCTTGATTGTGCAAAGGAAGCATAACACCAACTCGGATAGCATTAACAGCCTTTACTGGAGCCTGAGCAACAGTAGACTTTGCAGCAGCTTTCTTGTCCGTCTTACCTTTCACAGAACCATCTGGAAGGAAATCGCCCTCCTTTGAATATGGGACAAAGATTAAATCACCTTTCTTCAGTTCATAACCAGCCTGCTTCATTGCAGGATTAGCATCAAGAAGTTGTGGAATAGTAACACCATATTCTTTAGCAATACCAAAGATAGTTTCCTTACGTTTCACCTTATGTTGATCACGCCATTGAACACTTTGAGCCAACACGCTATAACTAAAAGTCATAGCCAAAAATAGCATAAGATATTTTAAATAATTTCTCATAAACATACTTTTGTTTTCAATCAGTAACAAATTACAACTGCAAATATACAAAAGAAATCTGTAATCAAAAGATGTAGAATGATAAAAAACACAAAAACGCTTACACCATTTCATTTATTATTACCAAATAAAGCATTCTTGTCTGAGTTTCCAATAATCTCTTAGCAGATATTATTTTACGACATCAATCACCCTTTCCTACCATTTTCTTTCATGATACTGATGCTCAACACCAGTGGTGCGAAGCATCAACACCAATGGTGCTAAGGCTAAGCACCAATGGTGCGGACTATTAAACACCTTACAAAATATTGTTAGAACTAAGCCACTTCGTTGTTAGAAAAAGAGTTAGAACACCCCACCCGAACATGACAGAATTGATATAAGCCTTCCTTTCTCAAAGAGAATACAATATTGTCAGTTCTTAAGAAGTGCCATAGCAAGAGAATATGCTATTTGAGTTTAGCAGATAGAAATACATATTATTATCCTATTCAGGCAGATAGATTTACTTGTTTGTATGGGAAAAATTGTGTAAATTTGCACGATTATACATTTTTCAAGGTAACATCAAACGAACTATTGGAATGAAACAATATAAATTTAGACTATTGGGGATGATGGTGTCTATGCTTTTCTCTTCTATAGCATGGGCACAAGATTGCCAACCCTCAGGTAAATATACCGATGCAAATGGTGAAACCAATACAATTGCCGCAGGTGACACTTATGTTGGTTCAGCTCCTTTGACGATTGAGTTCTCAGCCAATCCACCTACAACAAAGGACGCAGCAACCCATTACGAATGGCATTTCTTCAATCAACAGAATCCTCGCTCGGCTTTTCTTATCCGTTATGATGAGAATACCGAATACACCTTTACAGAGGCAGGAACAACGAGAGTAGTGCTTTATGAAATCCTGAATGGTGACACCACACGCTACAACGCTATTAGTTTCTCCATCAGTGAGAGTAGCCTACAGATGCCTAATGCTTTCTCACCCAATGGAGATGGTATCAATGATATCTATCGTGCAAAGCCTGGATATAAGAGTATTGTAGAGTTTAAAGCTATCATCTTTAACCGTTGGGGACAAAAGATATACGAATGGAACGACCCTGCTGGTGGCTGGGATGGTAAGTATAAAGGCAAAGATGTTGCCCAAGGGACTTACTTTGTCAATGTAACCGCCAAAGGAGCTGACGGCAAAGAGTTCCACATTCGACGAGATGTTAACCTCCTCAGAGGTTACACACAGTCGACGAGGTGATGTTGGATGGGTGATAGGTGGTGAGTGATGGGTGGTGATGAATAGTATTTTTCATCGGTGGTTATCATTAAAGAAATCATCAACATGGTGCTAATCCTCAACACCCATCAACACCCAACAATTCATCAACACCCAACATTCAACACCCATCACCCAACATTTAACACCCAACAACCCCATGAATGAGAAAATAGAAGTCTTCGGAGCCAGAGTACATAATCTGAAGAATGTAGACATAACCATCCCTCGTAACTCACTTACCGTCTTCACTGGACTATCTGGTTCAGGAAAGAGTTCGCTTGCATTCGATACTATCTTCGCCGAAGGTCAGCGTCGATACATTGAAACTTTCTCTGCTTACGCACGCAACTTCCTTGGAAACATGGAGCGTCCAGACGTAGATAAGATTACAGGACTATCCCCTGTCATCTCCATTGAACAGAAAACAACAAATAAAAACCCTCGCTCTACCGTTGGTACAACTACAGAGATATATGACTACCTCCGCCTTCTCTTTGCACGTGCAGGTGAGGCATACTCTTATATGAGCGGTGAAAAGATGGTGAAATACACTGAGGAAAAAGTGGTGGACATGATTATGTCTGATTATCAAGACCGCAAGATATATATTCTCTCGCCACTTGTTCGCAACCGTAAAGGTCATTATCGTGAGCTCTTTGAGCAGATGCGACGCAAGGGATACTTGTATATTCGTGTCGATGGAGAGATACAAGAGCTAACACGTGGTATGAAGGTTGATCGCTACAAGAACCATAATATCGAGGTTGTTATCGACAAGATGAAACTCGGTGGTACGGAGAATAACACGCTACGTGAGCGTTTGGCAAAGACCGTTTCAACGGCAATGAAGCAGGGAGAAGGCTTGATAATGATTCTTGATAACGAACGAGACGAAGCCAAGTACTTCTCTAAACGACTGATGGACCCTGTTACGGGCATCGCTTATAAAGACCCTGCACCAAACATCTTCTCATTCAACTCACCCGAAGGAGCCTGTCCACAGTGTAAAGGTTTGGGTGTGATTGATGAGATTGACTTGAAGAAAGTGATTCCTGATGACAAACAAGACATTTATAGTGGTGCAATAGTTCCTTTAGGGAAATACAAGAACCAGATGATTTTCTGGCAGATAGACGCTCTCTTAAAGAAGCATAATTGCGACCTTAAGACTCCAGTCAAGGATATACCAAAGGAAGCTATGGACGAGGTTTTGTATGGTTCTTTGGAAAAGTTGAAGATTGCTAAAGAGCTTGTACACACCACCTCCGATTACTTTGTGTCCTTTGATGGTATCATTAAGTATCTCCGTACGGTTATGGAGAACGATGATTCCTCAGCTGGAAAGAAGTGGGCTGACCAGTTCATAGCCGAAGCACAATGTCCAGAATGTCATGGTCATCGTTTAAATCGTGAGGCTCTATCCTATAAGATATGGGGTAAAAACATTGCTGACCTTGCTGAAATGGATATCAACGAGTTGAAAGACTGGGTTGATCATGTTGAGGAACACATGAGCGAGAAGCAGCGTACTATCGCCGTTGAAATCATAAAGGAGATTCGTAAACGTATAAACTTTCTACTCGATGTGGGCCTTGATTACCTTGCATTAAACCGTCAAAGTGCTACGCTTTCTGGTGGTGAGAGTCAACGTATTCGCCTTGCAACACAGATTGGTTCACAACTTGTTAACGTGCTCTACATTCTCGATGAGCCTTCTATTGGTCTTCATCAACGTGATAACGAGCGTCTCATAAACTCTCTGAAAGAGTTACGTGACATGGGAAATACGGTTATCGTTGTTGAACACGACGAAGACATGATGCGTGCTGCGGACTGGATTGTAGACATCGGACCAAAAGCTGGACGCAAAGGTGGTGAGGTTGTCTTCCAAGGGAAGCCTGCAGACATGCTCAAGACACACACACTCACAGCACAATACCTGAATGGTGAACGTGCCATTGAACTTCCTAAGGAGCGCAGAGAAGGAAATGGAAAGACCATACAACTCACAGGTTGTAAGGGTAATAACCTAAAAGACGTGAACGTTACCTTCCCACTTGGCGAACTAATTGTCGTCACTGGTGTGTCTGGTTCAGGAAAGAGTACACTCATCAATGAGACTTTACAGCCTATACTTTCACAACACTTCTATCGCTCTCTGAAACGTCCTATGCCTTACGGAAAGATTGAAGGCATTGACAACATTGATAAAGTGGTGAACGTTGACCAAAGTCCTATTGGTCGTACTCCACGCAGTAACCCTGCAACTTATACAGGCGTGTTCTCTGATATCCGCCAACTCTTCGTCAATCTTCCCGAAGCTAAGATTCGTGGTTATAAGCCTGGACGATTCTCTTTCAATGTAAAGGGGGGACGCTGTGAGACCTGTGGCGGTAATGGTTACAAAACCATCGAAATGAACTTCCTGCCTGATGTGATGGTACCTTGTGAGGTTTGCCACGGCAAACGCTATAACCGTGAAACCCTTGAAGTACGCTTCAAAGGTAAGTCTATTGCTGATGTGCTCGACATGACTGTCAACATGGCGGTAGAGTTCTTTGAGAACGTACCACAAATCCTGCCGAAGATCAAGGCATTACAGGATGTTGGCTTGGGCTATATCAAGCTTGGACAAAGTTCCACCACCCTCTCTGGTGGTGAGAGTCAGCGTGTCAAACTTGCAACCGAACTTGCAAAACGTGACACTGGTAAGACACTTTACATCCTTGATGAGCCTACTACAGGTCTTCACTTTGAAGATATACGTATCTTAATGGACGTATTACAGAAACTTGTTGACCGTGGCAACACCGTTATCATCATCGAACACAACCTCGATGTCATCAAACTTGCAGACTACATCATTGACATGGGACCAGAAGGTGGTCGTGGTGGCGGTCGCATGTTGAGCTGTGGTACACCAGAGGTTGTGGCAAAAAACAAAGAGAGCTACACTTCTCGCTTCCTTGCTAAAGTACTAAAGTAAGACATATTCTATAGGCAATAAAGAAAGAGTTTTCAATTCTTTTCTTTGGATAATTGATAAATTAGTCCTAATTTTGCCAAAGGACAGTAGTAAAGGACAGCTATACAACGGTACAGACTGGTCCTCCTTACTTTACAATCCATTAAGAAATTAACACATTGTCTATATCACCTAAAATTATGGATAAGAAAGAATACTTACGTTCATGGGCTGAAACCTACAAGAACGACCTAACAAACAACATTATGCCTTTCTGGTTGAACCATGGTTGGGACAAGGAGAATGGCGGTATATACACCTGCTTGGATCGTGATGGATCATTGATGGACACGACCAAGTCGGTGTGGTTTCAAGGACGATGGGCCTTCATCTGCGCTTTTGCATACAATAATGTAGAGAAGAATCAGGAATGGCTTGAGGCATCAAAGTCTGCCATTGACTTCATTGAGAAGCATTGCTTTGACGAGGATGGACACATGTATTTTGAGGTAACAGCAGAGGGTAAACCACTGCGTAAGCGTCGCTATGTTTTCTCAGAGACTTTCGCTGCAATAGCTTTTGCCGAATATTCTTTGGCTACAGGTGATAAGCATTATGCAGAAAGAGCGTTGCAGGTATTCCACGATGCACAGCGTTTCCTCTCTACCCCGGGCTTCCTTCCAGCTAAATATGAGGCAGGTGTAGAGATGCAGAGCCACTCTATCATTATGATTCTCATCAACGTTGGCTCACGTCTGCGTGCAGTGATTGACGACCCAACACTAACCCAGCAGATTGACGAGTCTATCTCGTTGCTCCGTCGCTACTTCATGCACCCAGAGTTTAAGGCATTACTTGAAACAGTCGGCCCAAAGGGAGAGTTCATTGATACTAATGCAACACGTACTATCAACCCTGGTCATTGTATTGAAACTGCATGGTTTATCATGGAGGAAGCTAAGTTGCGCAACTGGGATAAAGACTTACTCGACACCGCCCTCACTATCTTCGATTGGTCATGGGACTGGGGATGGGACAAGCAATATGGCGGTATCATCAACTTCAGAGACTGCCGTAACCTCCCACCACAGGACTACTCACAGGATATGAAGTTCTGGTGGCCACAGTGCGAGACAATCATTGCCTCCCTCTATGCTTACCTTGGAACAGGCGATGAGGAGTATCTCTATCGTCATCAGCGTATTAGCGAGTGGACATACGCTCACTTCCCTGACCAAGACTATCCTGAGTGGTACGGTTACCTACATCGTGACGGAACCGTTGCACAGCCTGCAAAGGGTAATATCTTCAAGGGTCCGTTCCACGTTCCACGTATGATGATTAAGGGCTATATGCTCTGTCAGGAGATATTGAAGACTATGGAATAGTCTGATATACCAAAAGATAAAATAAAAACTCCCATAACATTACCAGCAATGGCTTGTTATGGGAGTTTTTTATAATACTCATTATGACCTTTTTAGTCCATTGTCTACTGACGTATTAACGCCCAGCACACATCGTGCGGATGCTTAGCACCATATGTGCTAACGGCTAACACCAATGGTGCGGAGTACTTAATACCTAACAATAGGCTATTAAAATGAGTATTGTTTGTGGTTAGAGGAGAGCTTTCTGCCCTAAAATGGAAAGCCTTAGATAGTATTAAGAATACCCTCACAACCGTCTTCTATTAAATCAAGAGCTAAGTTAAAATCTTCAGCATCACCATAATAAGGATCAGGAACACAAGTAGCAGAAGGATGTTGAGTAAAGAAATCTGCCATTCGTACAACCTTTTCTCGTGCCGCTTCATTAGGTGCCTGAGACGTAATATTACGATAATTATCCTCGTCCATTACGACAATCTTATCGAATAGTTCAAAGTCTTTACGCGCATCGAATTGACGAGCACGGTGGTCAACACTATATCCACGCTGTCTACCATGTTCACGCATGCGCTTATCAGGTAACTGTCCAACGTGCCAATTACCAATTCCCGCAGAATCAATCATATATCGGTCTGCACAGCCTCGTTCCTCAACAAGATGTTGCATCACAGCATGCGCAGCCGGAGAGCGACAAATATTACCTAAGCAAATAAAAAGGATATTTATTTTATTACTGTCGTTCAATTGGTTATACATATATGTTTCTTTTTTAGTTTACATTACAGTTTACTCATTCTATACCAAAATCTTATTCCAAGATTCTCATACTACAAAGGTATTAAATATGGTGTTTTATCTATTATTCAATTATCTTTTTGATAGTAAATACTATCAAGCATTGCTGCCATATACTGACAAATTTCTTTTTCAGAATGAGATTTTGGACAGCTATCTTTATACCATACAGAAGTTTGTATTCGAGAAACGATTTCATCCCAATAAGAATCCATTGATAACGATGATTGAGAAATGGCAAATTCATTGCATAGTAACTTCCTATTACGGCTATTGATACATACAAATAAGTCAGGGCGTTTCATTGCAAGAAGGCGTGAAGCAAGTGCCACAGGTTCTTTAAATTCTTTCTTCCATATAGAACAATACTTCTTATACTGTTCAGCTGTAACCTCACCTTCTAAGGGTATAACATCAATAGCCTCAACAAGTTTTGTATTGTTATCAATGATAGCCTTCGTAAATATACCATTGCCAAAACAAGTACCAAAGAATCCCCAGTCTACATCTTCCATACCAGGTAGCTCACGTTGAATGCCCGCAACACATTTCCTTTCGTTATCTGGGAAATCCTTAAACGAACTATACTTGTTAAAAAACTCATGCGCTTTCTTCAGAATTTGACATCGAACTTCTACGCCATCTTTATCTTTCATCACCCTCCTAACATACTCTTCCCAACTAAGCGAATCTATGATTGCACCATACTTGGTAAGAGGAAACTTGTATTTGTCATAAAGATGCTCTTTCTTCTGTTTTTTAAATTTTGCTTTATACTTTTTAAAATCATCTGAGGTAAGCCGAGCTGATTGTTCCCAAACATTGTTGATATAGTCAGTACATTGCTTATAAAAGTCATTTTGTTTGTCTTCGCTGTTTATAAGAACGCATGCTTCCATGTTTAATCCAAATCCTCCCCCTGTGAAGTTTGAACTACCAATTATTAAACTCCAATCAGAAGAATTATTGTAGAAGAAGTAAAATTTAGGATGAAAAGTATGTGAACGTAATTCAAGGAAATGAACATTCTCATTAGACTTGAACCTGTTTATGAATTTTGGAGTTGTACGTGTGAAATTCAATCCGACAATCATCTTTTCTATCTTACTTTCATTCTGACATAGTACATCATACATGGAGCATTGGTCAGTTGCCCATGCTACAGCTATACAAACATGCTTAAATGAACAAATTAGTTTATTGAAATGCGCATTCAATGATGTTTCATTGGTTATTAATTCCATAAGATTCAATTTTAAAGAATAGTTAAAAACTTATTTTACCTCACTTACTCCAAACAATTCCTTTATCTCGTTTAGATGTTTTAAAGCTACTTCCCTACCCTGATAATAGGTAGTTTGCATCATTGCTGGGTCGTGTGAGAAATGTCCTATTGTTAGTTTTGCTTTAGGACGAAGCACTAAGGTATTAGGCTTCTTTTCTTCTTCACGAACGTATGCTAACTGCTCATTATACATGATATGGCGTTGCTCCAAAGCTTTTACGACACGGGGATGACGATGCAACCACATACGCATAAGAGGCATCAGTGAGTTTGGCTCTTTCACAAAGTCCTCTGGTTGAGTAAGAACAACCAAATTACGCTCATAGCCTTGCTCCTGAAAGAAGCGGAGAGGGATAGAATCAGCAATGCCACCATCCAAAAGTTTCTTACCTTCTACCGTCACAATACGAGCTGCAATAGGCATAGATGCAGAGGCACGAATATACTCTAAACAATTATTATCAACCTCCATCAGTCGCTTGTATTCAGCCTTGCCAGTCCCAACGTTTGTACATACAGCCCAAAACTCCATTGGATTCTCACGGAAGGTATCAACATCGAAGTAATCAATATGTCGAGGCATATAATGGTAAGCATATTCACCACCATAGTAATCACCTGTTGTTAAGAGTGAACGCAAAGAAGCATAACGCCAGTCGTTTGCCAACTTTTGATTGTATCTGAGCACTCGTCCTGCCTGCTTTGACTTCATATTACAACCAAAAGCCGCACCCGCTGAAACGCCAATAACGCCATCAGGCCATATGTTATTTTCCATCAGAACATCCATTACACCAGCAGAAAACAATCCACGCATGGCTCCTCCTTCTAATACAAGTCCTTTCTTCATAATGTTTTATCCTTTAAATACTGCCTTTTTATAATGTTATATTCTGATAATTAGAGATATAAACAATGCTATTGTAGTAAAAAAAAGGTTACAATAAAGGTAACACCTTACTTTTGTTTTCTCTTTGCCAATGCAGCAATAGCATCAAAACTGTAAACGAGTGTGCCACTGGTAAAAGTCGTTGTTTCAATCTTAAAAGAACGATATTTCCTAAGACATTCAACAAATGCTTCTGGAGTCTGAACGAAGGCAGAGTCAGTCTGCTTACTGATACCAGGCTTATAACTGAATCGTCCAATCTCCTCTCCATACGCATAGACACGAACATAGTTGGTTGTATCATAACTGTTACCCGCAAACTGTTCGCCATCACCAAGAATCATACATGCTTCAACACCTACACGTCCAAGATAACGTACACGAATGTTCATACGATTAGAAGGCGTTATCTGCGACTTCTTGTTTGGAGCACTCTGCATATTGGCTACTGCAGAATCGTTGAGATAGGTCCATGAAGAAACATACGTCCCATCGCCTGACAAATTACTATCAAGATCGACAGCCAACATAGTGTCGACCTGTGTTGTATCATAATGTCCTACTCCTCGCGAAGAACAGCCAGAGCAAGACATAAAAGCTACTGCAGAGATAGCCACAAAGACTAAGGGCAGTAACTTCATTGAATGTTGTTTCATCTTTAAGAAGCTAAAGGGGTTAAGGGAGTTAGAAGGAGTTTAGACATTATTTCCTAATCCTTGCTTTGGAAGTCAAGGGAGTTTAGTGAAAGGTATCAACCCCAACAATGATAATTGTTAACTAAACTCCTTCTAACTCCCTTAACTCCTTTAACCCCAGAAGACTATTAATATTCTCCCCATGCCTTAATATCAATGTCATCCAAGCTGACATTGCAGAAGGCAGAGATAAATGCACTTGCCAATCGGCTATTTGTAATCAATGGTACATTGAGGTCGATTGCTGCACGACGAACCTTATAACCATTGGTTAACTCACGCGGAGTAAGGTCCTTTGGCATGTTCACAACCATGTCTATCTTCTTCTCGTGTAAGAGATCGAGTGCCTGTGGATGTTGTCCTTCATCTGAAGGCATATACACACATGTATTCTCAATTCCGTTCTCTGCGAGATACTTTGACGTACCGACTGTTGCATAAAGTTCATAACCATGCTGCTTCAACATCTTTGCAGCATCAAGCATTTCAGCCTTCTGCTTTGCACCACCTGTTGACAACAAGATTGTCTTCTTTGGTATTCTAAGACCTACAGACAGCATAGACTTTAACAAAGCTGTAGAGGTATCATCACCCAAACAACCAACCTCACCTGTAGAACTCATATCAACACCCAATACTGGGTCAGCCTTCTGTAAGCGGTTGAAAGAGAACTGAGACGCCTTAATACCTACGTAATCAAGGTCGAAGAGATTCTTATTAGGCTTCTCAACAGGTGCTCCGAGCATAATCTTAGTAGCCAAGTCGATGAAGTTGAGCTTCAACACCTTACTAACGAATGGGAATGAACGGCTCGCACGGAGGTTACACTCAATAACGAGAATATCGTTATCACGTGCCATAAACTGAATGTTGAATGGTCCGTTGATGTGCAATTTCTTCGCAATCTGACGACTGATACGCTTAATACGGCGCATAGTTTCAACATAAAGTTTCTGAGGTGGGAACTGAATTGTAGCATCACCAGAGTGAACACCAGCAAACTCAATATGCTCAGAGATAGCGTATGCCAAAATCTCACCATCCTGTGCAACCGCATCCATCTCAATCTCCTTTGCATGTTCAATGAACTTACTTACCACAACAGGGTGGTCTTCGCTGACGTTGGCAGCCAACTGAAGGAAGCGAGTGAGCTCATCTCTATTAGAACAGATGTTCATTGCTGCACCAGAAAGTACGTAAGATGGACGTACAAGTACTGGGAAGCCAACACGGTCAACGAACTTATCAATATCGTCCATACTTGTCAATGCACTCCATTCTGGCTGATTGATACCATTCTCTGTGAGCATTGACGAGAACTTAGCACGGTCCTCAGCGTTATCAATATCCTTTGCTGATGTTCCAAGAATAGGCACATTCTCCTCATCAAGATACATCGCAAGGTTATTTGGAATCTGACCACCTGTTGATACAATCACACCATGTGGGTTCTCTGCATCAATGATATCCATAACACGTTCGAAGGTCAACTCATCGAAATAGAGACGATCACACATGTCATAATCCGTTGACACTGTCTCTGGATTATAGTTAATCATGATAGAACGATAACCCTGGCGACGAATTGTTTTCAATGCCTGAACACCACACCAGTCGAACTCTACAGAACTACCAATGCGGTAAGCACCTGAACCAAGTACGATAACCGAGTTGCGGTCATTAGGGAACGTAATATCAGAAGCTACACCAGCGTATGTAACATAGAGATAATTGGTCTGTGCAGGATATTCTGCAGCGAGCGTATCAATCTGCTTAACAACAGGAAGAATACCAAAGCTCTTACGTAAACGACGAACGATTCTCATAGCTTCGTGCATCTTCTTGCACTCTTCTTCCAGTCCAACAGCACGTGCGATTTGGAAGTCTGTAAAGCCATAAACCTTTGCAGTACGCAGAAGTTCCTTATCAAGTGTGTTGATATTCTTAGTCTTCAGTTCCTCATCAATATCTATAATATGCTTGAGTTTATTAAGGAACCAACGGTCTATCTTGGTTAGTTCGTGAATTTGGTCAACCGTATAGCCCTTGTGCATCGCCTTAGAAATAAGGAACACACGCTTGTCGGTAGGTTCACGCAACGCTGCATCAAGATCATCTATCTGCAATTCTTTGTTCTCAACAAAGCCATGCATGCCCTGTCCTATCATACGAAGACCCTTCTGAATGGCTTCCTCAAAGTTACGACCAATAGCCATTACCTCACCAACAGACTTCATACTTGAGCCTAACTCC
Protein-coding regions in this window:
- the uvrA gene encoding excinuclease ABC subunit UvrA; translation: MNEKIEVFGARVHNLKNVDITIPRNSLTVFTGLSGSGKSSLAFDTIFAEGQRRYIETFSAYARNFLGNMERPDVDKITGLSPVISIEQKTTNKNPRSTVGTTTEIYDYLRLLFARAGEAYSYMSGEKMVKYTEEKVVDMIMSDYQDRKIYILSPLVRNRKGHYRELFEQMRRKGYLYIRVDGEIQELTRGMKVDRYKNHNIEVVIDKMKLGGTENNTLRERLAKTVSTAMKQGEGLIMILDNERDEAKYFSKRLMDPVTGIAYKDPAPNIFSFNSPEGACPQCKGLGVIDEIDLKKVIPDDKQDIYSGAIVPLGKYKNQMIFWQIDALLKKHNCDLKTPVKDIPKEAMDEVLYGSLEKLKIAKELVHTTSDYFVSFDGIIKYLRTVMENDDSSAGKKWADQFIAEAQCPECHGHRLNREALSYKIWGKNIADLAEMDINELKDWVDHVEEHMSEKQRTIAVEIIKEIRKRINFLLDVGLDYLALNRQSATLSGGESQRIRLATQIGSQLVNVLYILDEPSIGLHQRDNERLINSLKELRDMGNTVIVVEHDEDMMRAADWIVDIGPKAGRKGGEVVFQGKPADMLKTHTLTAQYLNGERAIELPKERREGNGKTIQLTGCKGNNLKDVNVTFPLGELIVVTGVSGSGKSTLINETLQPILSQHFYRSLKRPMPYGKIEGIDNIDKVVNVDQSPIGRTPRSNPATYTGVFSDIRQLFVNLPEAKIRGYKPGRFSFNVKGGRCETCGGNGYKTIEMNFLPDVMVPCEVCHGKRYNRETLEVRFKGKSIADVLDMTVNMAVEFFENVPQILPKIKALQDVGLGYIKLGQSSTTLSGGESQRVKLATELAKRDTGKTLYILDEPTTGLHFEDIRILMDVLQKLVDRGNTVIIIEHNLDVIKLADYIIDMGPEGGRGGGRMLSCGTPEVVAKNKESYTSRFLAKVLK
- a CDS encoding patatin-like phospholipase family protein, producing the protein MKKGLVLEGGAMRGLFSAGVMDVLMENNIWPDGVIGVSAGAAFGCNMKSKQAGRVLRYNQKLANDWRYASLRSLLTTGDYYGGEYAYHYMPRHIDYFDVDTFRENPMEFWAVCTNVGTGKAEYKRLMEVDNNCLEYIRASASMPIAARIVTVEGKKLLDGGIADSIPLRFFQEQGYERNLVVLTQPEDFVKEPNSLMPLMRMWLHRHPRVVKALEQRHIMYNEQLAYVREEEKKPNTLVLRPKAKLTIGHFSHDPAMMQTTYYQGREVALKHLNEIKELFGVSEVK
- a CDS encoding low molecular weight protein-tyrosine-phosphatase, producing MYNQLNDSNKINILFICLGNICRSPAAHAVMQHLVEERGCADRYMIDSAGIGNWHVGQLPDKRMREHGRQRGYSVDHRARQFDARKDFELFDKIVVMDEDNYRNITSQAPNEAAREKVVRMADFFTQHPSATCVPDPYYGDAEDFNLALDLIEDGCEGILNTI
- a CDS encoding gliding motility-associated C-terminal domain-containing protein; this translates as MKQYKFRLLGMMVSMLFSSIAWAQDCQPSGKYTDANGETNTIAAGDTYVGSAPLTIEFSANPPTTKDAATHYEWHFFNQQNPRSAFLIRYDENTEYTFTEAGTTRVVLYEILNGDTTRYNAISFSISESSLQMPNAFSPNGDGINDIYRAKPGYKSIVEFKAIIFNRWGQKIYEWNDPAGGWDGKYKGKDVAQGTYFVNVTAKGADGKEFHIRRDVNLLRGYTQSTR
- a CDS encoding AGE family epimerase/isomerase, whose amino-acid sequence is MDKKEYLRSWAETYKNDLTNNIMPFWLNHGWDKENGGIYTCLDRDGSLMDTTKSVWFQGRWAFICAFAYNNVEKNQEWLEASKSAIDFIEKHCFDEDGHMYFEVTAEGKPLRKRRYVFSETFAAIAFAEYSLATGDKHYAERALQVFHDAQRFLSTPGFLPAKYEAGVEMQSHSIIMILINVGSRLRAVIDDPTLTQQIDESISLLRRYFMHPEFKALLETVGPKGEFIDTNATRTINPGHCIETAWFIMEEAKLRNWDKDLLDTALTIFDWSWDWGWDKQYGGIINFRDCRNLPPQDYSQDMKFWWPQCETIIASLYAYLGTGDEEYLYRHQRISEWTYAHFPDQDYPEWYGYLHRDGTVAQPAKGNIFKGPFHVPRMMIKGYMLCQEILKTME
- a CDS encoding amino acid ABC transporter substrate-binding protein: MRNYLKYLMLFLAMTFSYSVLAQSVQWRDQHKVKRKETIFGIAKEYGVTIPQLLDANPAMKQAGYELKKGDLIFVPYSKEGDFLPDGSVKGKTDKKAAAKSTVAQAPVKAVNAIRVGVMLPLHNQDGDGKRMVEYYRGILLALNQLKSEGITTEVHAWNVPKGADIRNTLLEPNASKLDVIFGPLYSEQVKPLADFCRAYDIKLVIPFSITGNDVETNSNIFQVYQTEASLTNKAIAAFLERFQKSHHPIFINCKDETSQVGEFTTSLRKQLDLQKIKYNLTSLKSSNADFSKHFDATRPNVVILNSEKSPQLNEVFNKLAQLKKARPGIAISLYGYNQWFVYQDYYLDQYFKYNTYIPSTYYYNKAADKTKELEAKYTEQYGEPMSRQYIPRMAITGYDQAQFFVRGLKANGKNFKGTAAEVKYRPLQTRYDFVRVGQGGYINDNFQLVHFKTDQTMENLVY
- a CDS encoding phospholipase D family protein, with the translated sequence MELITNETSLNAHFNKLICSFKHVCIAVAWATDQCSMYDVLCQNESKIEKMIVGLNFTRTTPKFINRFKSNENVHFLELRSHTFHPKFYFFYNNSSDWSLIIGSSNFTGGGFGLNMEACVLINSEDKQNDFYKQCTDYINNVWEQSARLTSDDFKKYKAKFKKQKKEHLYDKYKFPLTKYGAIIDSLSWEEYVRRVMKDKDGVEVRCQILKKAHEFFNKYSSFKDFPDNERKCVAGIQRELPGMEDVDWGFFGTCFGNGIFTKAIIDNNTKLVEAIDVIPLEGEVTAEQYKKYCSIWKKEFKEPVALASRLLAMKRPDLFVCINSRNRKLLCNEFAISQSSLSMDSYWDEIVSRIQTSVWYKDSCPKSHSEKEICQYMAAMLDSIYYQKDN